In one window of Macadamia integrifolia cultivar HAES 741 chromosome 2, SCU_Mint_v3, whole genome shotgun sequence DNA:
- the LOC122072200 gene encoding MADS-box transcription factor 51-like yields MNMERNQERKKGKGRQKIELKMIESKENRHVTFSKRRSGIFKKANEITVMCGAEIAVVVFSPAGQVFSYGSPSVTSVIDRFLNQQNSARDRDGSRSGSGSGSISSSAAAAAATVVDADADAVIHALRMLMDSDENLGGESTINELNREYAEVLKQLENEKQRSSELGQKSFWEERINNMGMFELERLRNNAVKRVGELKAANTVSASSSTSVPMNPLAMVESSANYPNPNFDASSMVPYGRGGGYGFGPRFY; encoded by the coding sequence ATGAACATGGAGAGGAaccaagagagaaagaaggggaagGGTCGTCAGAAAATTGAGCTTAAGATGATTGAATCCAAAGAAAATCGTCATGTCACTTTCTCAAAACGGAGATctgggattttcaaaaaagctaACGAGATCACTGTCATGTGTGGTGCTGAAATTGCTGTCGTTGTTTTCTCTCCTGCAGGCCAGGTTTTCTCTTACGGCAGCCCTTCTGTGACATCAGTCATAGACAGGTTTCTCAACCAACAAAACTCTGCCCGTGACCGTGACGGTTCCCGTTCCGGTTCCGGTTCCGGTTCCATTTCCAGTTCGGCCGCCGCTGCCGCTGCCACTGTCGTTGACGCCGACGCTGACGCTGTCATACATGCACTGCGAATGCTCATGGACAGTGATGAGAACCTTGGGGGAGAAAGTACGATTAATGAGTTGAACAGAGAATATGCGGAAGTGCTGAAGCAACTGGAGAATGAGAAGCAACGATCTTCCGAACTTGGCCAGAAATCTTTTTGGGAAGAACGAATCAATAATATGGGAATGTTTGAGCTTGAGCGGCTACGGAACAATGCGGTCAAGAGGGTTGGTGAGCTAAAGGCTGCGAACACTGTCTCTGCTAGTTCCTCGACTTCCGTACCGATGAATCCTCTGGCTATGGTGGAATCTTCTGCAAATTACCCAAATCCCAACTTTGATGCTTCTTCAATGGTCCCTTACGGACGTGGTGGTGGTTATGGTTTCGGACCTAGATTTTACTGA